The window GGGTCCTGAAACCGGGTGGACAGGATCTCGCGGAGCGCCGGATCGCTGACGGCGTCGACGAAAACGCCCGCGAACGCCGCGCCGATCCCGGGCTCGCCGATCTTCGCCGCGATCCAGCGGATGGCCGAGGACAGGTTGTCCTCCCGGCTGGCGGCGGTCAGCGGCACCGACCCCAACGCGTCCAGCAGGCAGTCGGTGATCAGCGCGCCCTTCGACGGCCAGCGACGGTAGATCGTCGTCTTCGCGACGCCCGCCGCCGCCGCGACGCGATCCATCGTCGCGCCCGTGTAACCCAGCTCGTCGACCGTTTTCAGCGCCGCGGCGAAGACCACGGCGTCGATGCCCGCGCGTGGGCGACCGGGCGGCTTGGCGGAGGTGGTCTCTCGGGTCATGGCACCACGATAACGAATTACGCTACGATCGGTATCGCTACGAGCGGTAGCGAAATTGTCTCGGTCGAGGGAGAAGCCATGAACGACGTCACCGTGATCGAACGGCCGCCGCTGGGTATCCGGCTGCTGCAAGCCCTGGGCGGCGAGCGGGACTGGTTGGCGATGACGGCCGAGGACTTGGCCACCTTCCGCGAAGCGGAGAACCGCAAGCGGGCGTCCCGTCTCGCCCGCGTGATCACCGGGTTCCCGGACCGCCGGGCCACGGTCCAGTGGCAGGAGGTGACGTTGCCCGACCGCCTGCTCCCGGTCCGGGTGTACCGGCCGTCCGCCAACGGCGACGCCGACCTACCGCTCGTGCTTCACGTGCACGGCGGCGGGTTCGTCGGCACGGCGGCGCAGAGCGACTGGGTGAACAGCCATCTCGCCGCACGCCTGCCCGCGGTCGTCGTCTCGGTCGAGCACTGGCTCCTCGCCCCGGGGACCGCGCTGTCCGCGGCCGTCGACGACGGCTGGGACGTCCTGCGGCACGTGGTGCGCCACGCCGCGCAATGGGGAGTCGACCCGGCGCGCACGGCGATCGTGGGCGAGAGCACGGGCGGGTTGATCGCCGCGCTGGCCGCGATCCGGGCCAAGGAGTCCGGCCTGCTCCTGCGGGCGCAGGTGTTGGTCAACCCCGCCGTCGACCTGACCGAGACGATGTTCGACCACCCCTCGTTCATCCGGCACGCGAACACCCCGACCCTGAACGTGGAGCAGTTGCGGCTGCTGCACCGGTTGGCCGTTCCGCCGGGAACAGACCCACGCCCGCTGTCGCCGCTGCACGCGGACGACCTGGGCGGGCTGGCCCCGGCACTGGTGGTGGTGCCGACCCTCGACCCGCTGGCCGACCACGGCCGCCGGTTCGCCGCACGGCTTCGCGAGTCCGGGACGCAGGCGCGGCTCGCCGAACATCCCGGAGCGACGCACGCGTTCCTCAGCATGCCGGGCGTGGTCCCGCAGGCCAAGGCCGCGCGGGCGGAGATCACCGAGTTCCTCCGGGACCGCCTCGCCTGCTGACAGGTGGGGTCATTGGTAGAAGCTCGTGGTCGCGTAGGTGACGTGGAAGGCGCTGTCCGCCGGTGCGCCCGCCGCCGTGTAGCACCCGATCAGGAGTACGGCGTCGTTCGGTTTGCTGTAGTCGTTGCGGAGCACGAGGGTGCAGTAGCCGCCGCCGACCGCCGTCACCTGGGTGTAGCTGGGCAGCAGACCGACCGGGAACCGCACGGTGTAGCGGCCGAGCCCGGTGCGGGTGACGGTGGCCTGACCGGGTTTCGACACCCAGGCGTGGTCGACCGTTCCCGTGGGCCCGATCCGAGCGTGGGCGCCATGGGGGCGTCGCGGTTCGCCGATCAGGCTGCCCGCGTGGGTGTGGCTGAGGGTGAACACGGTGTCGGCGGGCGTCGCGTCGGTGGTGAAGCAGGCGATCGACGCCGACCGCGTGGTCCGGTCGGTGATGGCGCAGTGCCTGCGGGTGGCGCCGACCGGTGTCACCTGGACCGCGTCGGCCTGGCCGGTGGCCACGGTGTAGCGGCCGACGCCGGTGCGGGTGACCGTCCCGCTGTTGTGCCGGTTCCCCGGCAGATAGGCGGATGCGGCCGGATTGTCGGCGTGGACGTACCCGCGCTCGGTGTCGGCGTGCCCGGCCAGGAAGAGCCCGGTGAAGGGCACGTCGGCGGGACCGCCCGCGCGGTCGAAGCAGACGACCTCGATGGCTTGGTCGACACCCTGCTTCCACCAGCGGAGCGGTTGGCATGAGGCGCCGACGGCCTGGAAGTCGTTGGCGGTCACGTGCGCGATGCCGCCCGGCGCCCCGATTCCGGGCAGGACGACCACATGCCTGCCGGTGCCGAGGCGGGTCACGGTCGCGCGCCTGGGTTCCGCCGGGGTGCGCAGGGCCCATTCGCCCGACGTCCAGTTGCTCTCCTCGTTGCCGGGGTGTTGGGCCGACGGCGCGAGTTCGCGCGTTCCCGGGTCGGCGGCCCACCTGACCTGCCAGTGTCCCCACGTGGCCGGTTGGGTAACGGGAGCAGGTGTGGGTTGGGGGCGGGGTTCGCCCGGCCGCGGGTCGTTCGGGCGTTCGCCCGGTGGCACAACCTCGGGCGCGACGCTGGGTGGCTGCGACACACCGCCGGACTCCGGGGGATTCGTCGTGGTGGCACCGCTGCCGGGCGGCGGGTTCGACGGCGAGGTCGGCGGTGTGGTCGGCGTCGACGTCGGTGCCGCGGGTGCTGACGTCGAGGTCGGCTCGCTCGGCGGCGGCACAGCCTCGGGGGAACCGGCTGGGCTGAGCAGGACCAGTGCGACGACCGTGCCCGCCACGGCCAGACTTCCGCCGATCCCGAGGAGCGCCTTCGCTGAACCCGCGCCCGCCGCCGCACCGCCTGCGGCCGTTTCGGCGGTCGCCGCGCCTGCCTGTGCCGGGTTGAGCAGGCTGAGCAGGGGCCCGAGGGCGCCGATCCCGGCCGCGGTGCTCACGGTCGCGGTGCCGAGGAACCTGCCCGCGTGCGCGGCGGCGATCGCGGCGACCCCTAGAGTGGCGAGCACCCGGTCGACGTCGACCTGCGAGGTGGAGCTGCCGGAACAGGAGCCGCACTTCGCCACGTGCTCGACCAGCGCGGGCCACTGATCCGGCGACGGCGTTTCAGGGACGAGCTTGGCCAGGTTCGCGCAGTGGGTGAAGTCGCCCTTGTGCACCATGGCGATCACCGCGCCGATCTTGGCGAGCTTGGCTCGCAGGCGGGCGATCCTGGTGCCCGCGTACATCGGCGTCGTCCCCAGCAGTTCCGCGGTCTCCGACCGGGTGAGCGTTCCGCTCTGCTCCCGCACCCACAGCGCGAACAGCGTCCGCTCGTCCTCGCTGAGACAGGCCGTGAACTGCAGCGACAGCCACCGCATGTGCGCCTCGGACTCCAGGTCCAGTGTCGGCGCGTCCGGCGCCGCGACCTCGGGCACCTGCTCGGTGTAGTGCTGGCTCACCTTGCCGCTGCGCGGCCGCACCTGGTCGACCGCGCGGCGCTGCGCGATGCGGCACAGGTAGGGCTTGAGCGCCCCGTTGTCGCGGAACCCCTCGAACCGCGACTTCACCACGCCGAGGAACACCTCCGCCGCGGCGTCGTCCGCGGCGTCCTTGTCGAAGTGGAGCTGGGCCCACGCCGTGGCGTGCACCGGGCTCCAGTAGCGCCGGAAGATCTCGCCGAACGCCGAGTTGTCGCCGGACCTGGCGCGCCGCACCAGTTCGCTGTCGGTCGCGGCGGTGGAGTCATTCTGGGAGGTCGACACCCCGAACACACCTCGTTCCCCGTCGTGCCTGTTGATCAGAAGGTCGCGGGGACGCGCGCCGGCGTTTCGGTCGCGCGCCCCCGCCCGAATCACTGTGGTGTCAGCCGATCCGCCACTGCTGGTTCCAGCCGGTGTGGCAGTCCCACTGCAGCAGCCGGGCACCCACCGGGGCGTCGTGGACCCAGATGTCGAGGCACTTGCCGGTCAACTTGTTGCGGTAGCGGTTGATCGGGTGACCCCACTTGTCGGTGAGCACCCGTTCCTGCAGCCACACCTGGTTGGTGTCGGCGAGGTCGCAGGGCAACTGCACGACGAGGGCGCCGTTCTGCGGGCTTCGTCCTTGCACGCCAAGGCATTTGCCGGAGTGCAGGAAGCTGAACCGGCGCGCCTGCGCGCCGAAGCCGCTCGCGTAGGGGGCGTACACCTCCTGGTTCGCGCCGCCGTGGAAGGGCCACATCCATGCCTGCGCACCGGAGGCGGTGTTCCCGTCCCGGATGTCGGCGACGTGCCCGCGGGTCGGGTTGCTCAGGAAGTTGCCCTGCCGCCATTCCTGGTTGCGCCCGCCGTGGCAGTCCCAGATCCGCAGCACCGCGCCCTGCGGGGCGACCCCACCGGGAACCTCCAGGCAGCGCTGGCTTCCCTTGTTGCGCAACCGAAACGTCGAATAGCCGAACTGGTCGACGGCAAACGTCTCGGGCTTCCACAGCTGCGGGTCGCCGCCGTGGCATGGCCACTGCCACACCTCGGTGCCGTTGTTCCAGTTGCCCCACCGGACGTCCAGACACATCCGGCTGTGCGTCGCCGCGATCGTGTAATACGGCGTGTTGGGCACACTCTTGACCTCCCAGTGCTGGTTGAGGTCACCGTGGAACGGCCACGTCCAGATCGACGCCCGCTCCGCCCGGCTCTGCCCGGCCACGTCGACGACCATGCCGCTCGCGGGGTTGCTCAGGTAGGCCCACGTGGTGCTGTCGGTGAACGGCGGCACGGCGGCCGAACTCGGTGCGGCGCCGGTCAACACCGAGCCCACCACGGCCGCCGAAACCAGCCCGATCTTCAAGATGAGTCGCCTCATGCTGTGTTCCTCCCGGATCCCGCCGCGCCGGGTTCGGCGCCGCGTGACTCCGATTCGGGTGGCGACTGCGCCGGATATCACCGGAAGCCAGGAATCCTGGCGATTCACTCGATCGGCGTACCTACAGAGTTCGTACGAACGTCACGATCGCCTGGACGGCCCCGGTGAACCACCCCCACGCCACCCGCACGGCCGCCGCCGCGTCCGCGGGCGACTCGAAGCACCAGACCAGCAGGCCCACCAACACGATCAGCCCGATCCAGCGACGCCCCGACGGCCCGTCCTTCTCCATGATCACAATCGGCTTGCCCATCGCTGCCTCCACCCACGCCGAGTCCCGCGGCGATCGCCACGGCCACTTCAGTTCGCGTGGGCGCACCGGTCGATATCACCCCGACCGACGGCGTCACCCGACCAGTCCAGCGTGGGCCTGATCAACCCGTCAGCGTCACCCCGAGTGCCGTGCGTTCGTAGAGGACCACCCGTCCGACCCGGCGGCTGGTGACCAAGCCCGCATCACGCAGCGCCGCCAGGTGATCGGACACGGTCGCCGGGCTGACCCCGTGGGTGCGCGCGAGAGCTCCGGTCGAGGCCGGAGCGTCGAGTGTGACCAGGATTCGCGCCCGAGTGCGCCCGATGAGCCTGCCCAACGCGTGCGCGGACCGCTGGGGCCGGGCTTGCCACACCTCCGCGACCCCGCGGGCCGGGTAGATCAGCGTGGGTTGCCACGGCGGCTCGACCACGACGGTCACCACCGGCCAGATGAACACGCTGGGCATGAGCAGCAGGCCTTGACCGGTCAGCTCACGGCGCAGCGGATACGCGGTGGCGACGCGCACCGCGTTGTCGGTCCACCGGACCTGCGGGTTCAGGTCCGCGAGCACCTTGCTCAGACCGCCGTCGGCCAGGTGCCGGGCACGCACCGCGATGTCCGCTTCGAGCCGGTCCCGAACCAGCGGCCAGTGCGGCTTGATCAGCCGTTCCCAGCAGGTGCGCACGATCGCCGTGATCTCCGCCAGGGTTTTGCCGGGATCGGCGGACAGTCTCGCCGCGAGTTCCGGCGACACCGGCCGCGGTCCGCGCAGGCACCGGTCGAGCTCGATGGCGACCTGGTCGGTGTCCGTGGCCGCCAGCTGAGCGAGTTCCGTGTGGAACTCGACCAGCGGTCCTTGTGGTGGCGGGGTGAGGAAATCCGGGGTGTACCCCTTGCGGGGGAGCAGCGCGAGCAGCGGGGCGAGGTAGTCGGCGTCGACGAGGCCGTCGACCTTGCGCAGCCACGGCAGGTGGTAGGGCTGGCGACGCACGTCGGTCAGGGTGCGGACCGCCGCGAGCGTCTCCCACAGCGGAGACAACGCGAAGCGACAGCGCAGGAGGTCGTCGGTGCCCACCACCAGTTCCATCGCCATGGCACCTCCCGCTGGACGTCGATTCGACTATCCCCGAATCCATTGAGCGGCGACAGGGCGCTCCAGATCCTTATCGGGTGACTTCACGGATGACGTACCGCCGCGTCCTGGCCATCCCCGAGTTCCGCGCCATCTTCACCGCCCAGGTCATCGCGACGCTGGGCACCGTGGTCGCGCAGCTCACCCTCTCCGTCGTGGTGTACCAGCGAACGGGATCCCCGCTGCTCTCGGCGCTGACCTTCGCGCTCGGCTTCGCCCCGTACCTGCTCGGCGCGACCCTGCTGTCGGCGCTCGCGGATCGGCGTCCACCGCGGGACGTGCTCGTGGCGTGCCAGGCGGTCAGCTGTGGCGTGGTCGCCACGATGGCCGTCCCCGGCCTGCCGATCGCGCTGCTGTTCCTGCTCCTGCTCGTCCTCGGCACGGTGGCGCCGGTGTTCCAGGGTGCCCGGGCGGCCACCTTGCCGGACGTGGTGACCGGTGCGGGCTACGCGCTGGCACGGTCGTTGCTGCGACTGGTTTCCCAGAGCACGCAGCTGATCGGGTTCGCCGTCGGCGGCGTCCTGCTGGTTGTGCTCTCGCCGACGGTGTCACTTTTGTTCGCCACCACCGGTTGCGGAGCCGCCGCGGTTCTCCTGCGGTTCGGCACCGAACGCAGGCAGGCGCGCACAGCCGACGCCGAGGACTCGATCGCCAAGGCGTCGCTGGTGGGACTCAAGCAGGTCATGGGGGTGCCGGGGTTGCGCCCGCTACTGCTCCTGACCTGGCTCCCGCCCGCGTTCGCCGTCGCCCCCGAGGCGCTGGCGGTGTCCTACGCCGACGACCTGGGCAGTGGTCCGGCGGTCGTCGGGCTCCTGCTGTGCGCCGCCCCCGCGGGCTCGGTCCTCGGCGAACTGCTCGCCGGCGCCTTCCTGCCCGCCGCGACCAGAGTCCGGATGGTGGCGCCGATCGCCACGCTGATGTTCCTCCCTCTGCTGGCGTTCGCCATCCGCCCAGGTGCCGCCCTGGCGACACTGCTGTTGTTCCTCTGCGGATTCGGCTTCACCTATGCGATGGGCTTGGACCAGCGGGTCATCGACGCCACCCCGGAGCACCTGCGCGGGCGGACACTGACCATTACTCTGGCCGGACTGATGATCAGTCAGGGACTGGGTTTCGCCGCGGCGGGTGCCGCCGCCGAATTCGTGACACCGCACGTGGTGGTCGTCGCCGCGGGTGTGCTCGGCTTGGCCACGGTGCTGCTGTGCACGATCCGGAGCAACGCCGATTCGAGTCCGGGACAGCCCGTGAAGTTCGCCGGAAAAACTTCGCGGTGGGATGTCGAGAACCCGAGCGCGGCTCCGTCCCCTGAGTGAAACGGCCACAATGGCTGTACCGCGAAGGAGAACATCATGGCCAAGTACCTGCTTCTCAAGCACTACCGTGGCGCGCCCGCACCGGTCAACAACGTGCCGATGGACCAGTGGACGCCGGACGAGGTTTCCGCACACATGCAGTACATGCATGACTTCGCCGCCAAGCTGGAGGGCACCGGTGAGTACGTCGATGGTCAGGCGCTTGCCCCGGAGGGCACGTTCGTCCGTTACGACGGCGAGGGTCGCCCGCCGGTGACCGATGGCCCGTTCGCGGAGACGAAGGACTTGATCGCCGGGTGGATGGTGATCGACGTCGAGACCTACGAGCGGGCGATCGAGCTGGCGGGTGAGCTGTCCGCGGCTCCGGGTGCCGGTGGCAAGCCGATCCATGAGTGGTTGGAGCTGCGTCCGTTCTACGGCGTGTCCCCGACCATCACGGAGTGACCACGGGTCAGCGGGCCAGTGCGTTTCGCTCGAAGCGGGACCAGATTCGGGAGGCGCAGTATCCGCAGCTCGGGCCGGAGAACTCGGCCCGAGCCCGGT is drawn from Actinokineospora alba and contains these coding sequences:
- a CDS encoding RNA polymerase sigma factor gives rise to the protein MSTSQNDSTAATDSELVRRARSGDNSAFGEIFRRYWSPVHATAWAQLHFDKDAADDAAAEVFLGVVKSRFEGFRDNGALKPYLCRIAQRRAVDQVRPRSGKVSQHYTEQVPEVAAPDAPTLDLESEAHMRWLSLQFTACLSEDERTLFALWVREQSGTLTRSETAELLGTTPMYAGTRIARLRAKLAKIGAVIAMVHKGDFTHCANLAKLVPETPSPDQWPALVEHVAKCGSCSGSSTSQVDVDRVLATLGVAAIAAAHAGRFLGTATVSTAAGIGALGPLLSLLNPAQAGAATAETAAGGAAAGAGSAKALLGIGGSLAVAGTVVALVLLSPAGSPEAVPPPSEPTSTSAPAAPTSTPTTPPTSPSNPPPGSGATTTNPPESGGVSQPPSVAPEVVPPGERPNDPRPGEPRPQPTPAPVTQPATWGHWQVRWAADPGTRELAPSAQHPGNEESNWTSGEWALRTPAEPRRATVTRLGTGRHVVVLPGIGAPGGIAHVTANDFQAVGASCQPLRWWKQGVDQAIEVVCFDRAGGPADVPFTGLFLAGHADTERGYVHADNPAASAYLPGNRHNSGTVTRTGVGRYTVATGQADAVQVTPVGATRRHCAITDRTTRSASIACFTTDATPADTVFTLSHTHAGSLIGEPRRPHGAHARIGPTGTVDHAWVSKPGQATVTRTGLGRYTVRFPVGLLPSYTQVTAVGGGYCTLVLRNDYSKPNDAVLLIGCYTAAGAPADSAFHVTYATTSFYQ
- a CDS encoding ArsR/SmtB family transcription factor, encoding MAMELVVGTDDLLRCRFALSPLWETLAAVRTLTDVRRQPYHLPWLRKVDGLVDADYLAPLLALLPRKGYTPDFLTPPPQGPLVEFHTELAQLAATDTDQVAIELDRCLRGPRPVSPELAARLSADPGKTLAEITAIVRTCWERLIKPHWPLVRDRLEADIAVRARHLADGGLSKVLADLNPQVRWTDNAVRVATAYPLRRELTGQGLLLMPSVFIWPVVTVVVEPPWQPTLIYPARGVAEVWQARPQRSAHALGRLIGRTRARILVTLDAPASTGALARTHGVSPATVSDHLAALRDAGLVTSRRVGRVVLYERTALGVTLTG
- a CDS encoding alpha/beta hydrolase, whose product is MNDVTVIERPPLGIRLLQALGGERDWLAMTAEDLATFREAENRKRASRLARVITGFPDRRATVQWQEVTLPDRLLPVRVYRPSANGDADLPLVLHVHGGGFVGTAAQSDWVNSHLAARLPAVVVSVEHWLLAPGTALSAAVDDGWDVLRHVVRHAAQWGVDPARTAIVGESTGGLIAALAAIRAKESGLLLRAQVLVNPAVDLTETMFDHPSFIRHANTPTLNVEQLRLLHRLAVPPGTDPRPLSPLHADDLGGLAPALVVVPTLDPLADHGRRFAARLRESGTQARLAEHPGATHAFLSMPGVVPQAKAARAEITEFLRDRLAC
- a CDS encoding MFS transporter: MTSRMTYRRVLAIPEFRAIFTAQVIATLGTVVAQLTLSVVVYQRTGSPLLSALTFALGFAPYLLGATLLSALADRRPPRDVLVACQAVSCGVVATMAVPGLPIALLFLLLLVLGTVAPVFQGARAATLPDVVTGAGYALARSLLRLVSQSTQLIGFAVGGVLLVVLSPTVSLLFATTGCGAAAVLLRFGTERRQARTADAEDSIAKASLVGLKQVMGVPGLRPLLLLTWLPPAFAVAPEALAVSYADDLGSGPAVVGLLLCAAPAGSVLGELLAGAFLPAATRVRMVAPIATLMFLPLLAFAIRPGAALATLLLFLCGFGFTYAMGLDQRVIDATPEHLRGRTLTITLAGLMISQGLGFAAAGAAAEFVTPHVVVVAAGVLGLATVLLCTIRSNADSSPGQPVKFAGKTSRWDVENPSAAPSPE
- a CDS encoding RICIN domain-containing protein, translated to MRRLILKIGLVSAAVVGSVLTGAAPSSAAVPPFTDSTTWAYLSNPASGMVVDVAGQSRAERASIWTWPFHGDLNQHWEVKSVPNTPYYTIAATHSRMCLDVRWGNWNNGTEVWQWPCHGGDPQLWKPETFAVDQFGYSTFRLRNKGSQRCLEVPGGVAPQGAVLRIWDCHGGRNQEWRQGNFLSNPTRGHVADIRDGNTASGAQAWMWPFHGGANQEVYAPYASGFGAQARRFSFLHSGKCLGVQGRSPQNGALVVQLPCDLADTNQVWLQERVLTDKWGHPINRYRNKLTGKCLDIWVHDAPVGARLLQWDCHTGWNQQWRIG
- a CDS encoding YciI family protein translates to MAKYLLLKHYRGAPAPVNNVPMDQWTPDEVSAHMQYMHDFAAKLEGTGEYVDGQALAPEGTFVRYDGEGRPPVTDGPFAETKDLIAGWMVIDVETYERAIELAGELSAAPGAGGKPIHEWLELRPFYGVSPTITE
- a CDS encoding TetR/AcrR family transcriptional regulator, which translates into the protein MTRETTSAKPPGRPRAGIDAVVFAAALKTVDELGYTGATMDRVAAAAGVAKTTIYRRWPSKGALITDCLLDALGSVPLTAASREDNLSSAIRWIAAKIGEPGIGAAFAGVFVDAVSDPALREILSTRFQDPYRIALQGALGEPESRVLLFIDIVVGTLLHRLGMTGTPMVDADVTALTEMVLRHFADRA